The stretch of DNA CGCTTCTCGCCGGGGCGGCTGACGGAGGTGAGGGTGGCGCGCACTGCGCCCAGGTCGAGCGTGCCCACGGCGGCGAGCGGCAGGCGGCGCGCGTCGTCGGAGAGCCACACGTGCACCTCGCGCTTCTGCTTGGGGCGGTCCAGGCGGACGGCGGTGCCCACCAGGTGCCAGGCGTCGAACTGGCCCAGCGGCGTGGTGACCTTCTCCTTCTTGAGGACCTGGCCCTGCATGCGCCACAGCCGGCGCACGCCGTACACGTCGAAGCAGACCGACAGGTTCTCCTCGAGCGGCAGCTGGCGCAGCAGGTAGATGGAGCCGGCCACGTCCAGGCCGTCCTTGTCGTAGGTGTAGTTGTACTGGCCCTTGGGGCGCTGGCCGATCTGGTAGTCCACCTTGATGGCGCGGTCCTTGTGGGTGAAGGCGACCTCCACCTTGCGGCGCATCTCGTTCTCGGTGGCGTCCTCGACGTAGCGCTTGGGGCGCAGCGTGCGCGGGTTGAGCCAGGTGGTGGCGCTGCCGCGCACGCGGCGGACCTTGGAGAAGAAGGAGTTGGTCTCCGCCTGCGCGAGCACGGGAATCTGGCCGTCCTGCGGCTTCTGGACGCGCAAGGTCATCTTGCCGGCCTGCGCGCCCATGGCGTCCAGGTCGAACTCGAGCACCTCGCCGGGCATGAACGCGAGCGGCATGCGCAGCGCGGGCAGCGCCTGCGCGCAGGGCTCCACGGTGACGGGGGCCTCCTCGGGCTTGGCTTCGGTGGACTCGGCGGGCTTGTCGCCCTCGGGCTTGTCGGCCTCGGTGTCGGGGAGCTGGGCCCAGGCGGCACCGCCGGAGGTCAGCATCAGGCAGGTCGCCAGGAGGGTGCGCAGGGTGCTCATCCTTCATCCTTCCAAAGAGAGACTACGGGGTGCTCTTGGGCGTGTGACGGCCCGGACGCTTCGCGAATTCTGATGCCAACCACCGCTGCCGGAGCCTCGCCGTCACGAGCTGGCGGACCTGCGCCCATTCTCGCGCATCCCGGCGGATGTCCCAACCGGACCGCACGAGCTTGCGCGCCGCGTCTTTCGCGAAGGCCTCGTCTCCCAGCGCGCTGAGCAGCCGGAGGTACTCGTAGTCCTCCAGCCCGTCGCGCAGGTGTTTGAGGCGCAAGGACGCCACGGGGTGGTGTCGGAAACCTCCCAGGCGGCCGGGCGTGCCTGGGTAGAAGAGGGTGCCGTCGCCGTTGCCGCCGAACTCGAACACGTCCGTCCAGACGTCGTGCTTGGTGTTGTAGGCGAAGACGGTGTCGAAATAGAGCTCGCCATCCACGCCGCTCGTGAAGGCGAGCAGGCCCATGGCGCGGTTGAGCACGGCGGGGTGGTCCACCATGTATGAGGCCCAACCGCTGTAGCTGTTCTCCTGGGCGCGCTTCCGCGACGGGCCTCCGTCACAGCCATGCGAGTTGCAGCTCTGGTACCACCAGACGCGGGTGCCCTCGGGCAGGTGCTCGCGCATCTCGGCCACGGTGTGCACGGCGCGGCACGTCTGGGGGCCGGTGCGTGGGAAGAAGCAGTTGAGCGTGGGCGCGAGGATGTCGGCCGCGCTCGCGAGGGGTTCCTCCATGGGCGTGGTGATGAGCACGCGGCTGCCCCCGGCGGCGCGCACGCGGCGCGACTGCTCGAGCACGAGCGGCACGTCCTCCGGCTTCGGCTCGTCCTTGGCGTAGAAGAAGAGCTGCGCGGGCCAGCCCTTCGCCCGGTGGTGCTCGGCGAACGCGCGGTAGTACGCAATCTTGCGCGCGTCGGTGTCCGCCTTGCGGCTGTCGCGCACATCCGTGGTGGTGAAGCGCGCGCCCGACTCGAGCAGGCT from Myxococcus guangdongensis encodes:
- a CDS encoding DUF3108 domain-containing protein — encoded protein: MSTLRTLLATCLMLTSGGAAWAQLPDTEADKPEGDKPAESTEAKPEEAPVTVEPCAQALPALRMPLAFMPGEVLEFDLDAMGAQAGKMTLRVQKPQDGQIPVLAQAETNSFFSKVRRVRGSATTWLNPRTLRPKRYVEDATENEMRRKVEVAFTHKDRAIKVDYQIGQRPKGQYNYTYDKDGLDVAGSIYLLRQLPLEENLSVCFDVYGVRRLWRMQGQVLKKEKVTTPLGQFDAWHLVGTAVRLDRPKQKREVHVWLSDDARRLPLAAVGTLDLGAVRATLTSVSRPGEKRQEAGAGKEEMKW
- a CDS encoding DUF4091 domain-containing protein yields the protein MGAGWAWVVMAALASTPEPRVVSPLVKVRPGSAFASRSMARLSVARGECEGTQVVLPDSARRLKVKPLLLGGPSDALRADIWRVGYLDVEVPSNSEGDVGPWPDALLPLGAPERDDAPPRPVVLYVEVCAKADQTPGTYQGRLRANFNKLEHVSVPFTVEVQPFALPVTSSLATSFGISLYSIARGHGLAPESPEARELLRDYARVLLEHRVSAHGMSMTPPSVSFKGDTPVIDWSAYDAEMAPFLDGSLLESGARFTTTDVRDSRKADTDARKIAYYRAFAEHHRAKGWPAQLFFYAKDEPKPEDVPLVLEQSRRVRAAGGSRVLITTPMEEPLASAADILAPTLNCFFPRTGPQTCRAVHTVAEMREHLPEGTRVWWYQSCNSHGCDGGPSRKRAQENSYSGWASYMVDHPAVLNRAMGLLAFTSGVDGELYFDTVFAYNTKHDVWTDVFEFGGNGDGTLFYPGTPGRLGGFRHHPVASLRLKHLRDGLEDYEYLRLLSALGDEAFAKDAARKLVRSGWDIRRDAREWAQVRQLVTARLRQRWLASEFAKRPGRHTPKSTP